Genomic window (Phalacrocorax carbo chromosome 11, bPhaCar2.1, whole genome shotgun sequence):
GTAGAGGGCCAACAGAGTAGAGTGCATGGCCTAGGTGGTCCTAACTTGCCTTTTCCCATATGTGGGCTATGGACCTTGTGCCTCCTGGCACCAATGGTGCTCTGCTTTGGGTAATCTATGTGGATCATATTTGCCAATAGAGCAAGTACAGAGGGAACTGCAGTCAGAGGGAAGGCTGGATCAACAGTACCAGCTGATCCTGTGACTTTGGCAAGCCGGGCACGCTGAATGAGGAGATTTATTTTAGAGAAGTGTCAAGCAAGACTCTTGGGGCCAGCAACAAAGCCTGTCACAGATGCCAAAACCCTCAATGGACACCTAACTCCCCCAGGGTGAGCTGGTCCTTTCCCATCTTTGTgtcccttctcttttcccatgGATCACCCCTTTGCTGCCTGCCTTGTCCCTAAATCACCCCATGGTGCGGGCTGGTTCCCTCCTAATGCTGGAGGTGCAGGAGGGGAATTACAGGGAGGAAACCTGGACTGGAGCAGAGCTCTCTTTTGACTGGGGATGCTCCCATCTCTGCTCCCAGAAATGGCCCTGCTTGGTGAGGATGGCGATTGGATGGGGTTGCAATCTGCCaatgggctgcagggagcaaTGCTAGGGCAGACAGCACTGGCCTGACCCCCACTCTGGTTACCTCCAGCATTTCCAATTACTCTTGGGCAAATCTACTGGATTTTGGCACTGCAAGACTCCCCAGCCCCTAGCATCCGCCTCCCCTAATGCCACCACCCACAGCTCTTCACCCTGCCTGAgcctgggaaggagaggagctgCTGTGCAAAATCGATGCCTCAGCCAATACCAAGATAAGGAGTGTTGTATCAGCAAAGGCAGGTGGGGAGTGTGGGACAGGATCAGCGTGGTCCCCCAGTCTCCTCCCCTCTTTGGGGCATCCGCCTCTGTGCATCCTTGTCCACAGTTGCCATGGCAATGTGCATCCTGTGGCAGGAGTGGCTGCGGGGTTTGATGAGCTCTGTGGCTCTCCTGCCCTTGACCCCAGCGGTCTCCAAGCACTAAAACAGAAGGAGATCACCGCGAGCAAAATCTGCGGTAGCGTTGCATGGCACTAACCGCAGGCCGCCCATCTTGGCCTAATTGgatgggattttcttttttccactagAGACACCCAGGGGGGACAAGTTTGGAAACTAAAGCATTacacttctgcagcagcaggcagcaagcaGTGGGGAGAAGGAATAAGAAaccagccccccagccctgtgtcCCCCTGCCGCTTCCCTGCCAGCATGGCCACCGTGGTGGAGATGAAGgatttgtttaattaaatggCAAATCCTCCCGCTGCTGCACAGAcgcaaacagcagcagctcaggcagcagctgctttctggGGGAATCTTGGCTGTGGGAGTCGGGGTGCGTGGCTGCCATGATAGCACCTGCATCCCACAGAGCTGGTTGGTGTCATGGTGCCACCAAAGCTGTCTCTGGCAGGGGACAGCATGCTGAGTGCCACCCTGGTGGTGGTGGTCATGTGGCTGCAGAGAATGGTGCTGTAAGGACCCTAGTGTGACCCCAGGCTCGCTCCCTCACTCTGTCCTTTGCCTCCCACGCTGTTTGGGCTCTGGGGTGGCTGTCCTGGGGTCCCTGCTGCAAGTGACATCCTGGCAAGGCATCTCATGCGTCCCAATGTCTCATCACCTTGCTATCCCCAGGGAGCAAGGCTGATTCTCCCTGTGCAGATGCTGGCACAGAGGGTCTGCAGAGCGGTGTCACCGAAGTAAATGTAACAACCGGAGCAGCAAATGAGTACCCTGTCCCCAGACCCACCCCGGGAGAGGAGTCTGCATGGTATTCATGGGTTATTTCTGCCTGGCTCAGCTGCAGGGGGGGTGCAGGAGGGTTGTGCAGCCGCTACTCTCCAGCCGACTCGCCAAGAGCTGCCTGCGTCTGTGACTCTGGGGAGGCAGTGAGTGCCAGGTAGGAAATGTCTGTATCTCTCACATCCACCTCTTGGTCCTGCCATTGGGTTTGTTCTCCAGAAAATGCTGCAGCGTGCTCTCTGCGGCTTGGGCATGAGGTGCTGTGACAGTAATGCCACCCCAGAGGCTCTTACTGCTGTCCTTTTGCCGCCTGGCCCAGCCATCACCTCACCAGCACCCACTTGCTGGTCCCTCGGGAGATCCCCACCACAGATGGCACCCACTGGCTGTGGGAAGggtcctgccagccctgggacAGGGCTTGGAGTAGCTGGGTCACACTCTGTCCCCTGATCCTTGGAAGGGGCATCATCCTTAGCACGCATGGGTAAGCTGTGGCTGGGGCTGgcatggggcaggcaggagaatAAGCATCTTCCTGGGCTCTGGAAGGAAATACAGGTAAAACCTCCCTCTCTGGGTAGAAATCCAAGATAAAACACTGCAGACACACCCCCTGCTGCGCAAGGACTCTCCTGGCTAACCCAGGAACTCCCTCAGCATCACTCTCCCTCCTCTGGGCTCAGAGAAAGCATGGGACAAATGAGCACCTCCTTGGCTGTTTGGAGGCATGCAAATTCACCTGAGCCTTTCAAAATGGGTCCCATGGGCAGCAAGATGGGGTTCCCCCAGAGCTGAGCCTGGCCCCTCACTGCCTGCACCCTCCCTTTACAGAGCCTGTTCTGGCTTCGCAGGGGCGAATAGAAACAGAGTGGTCCTGGGCTGTATTTACTCTTCTCAGACACCACTGGCTCCAAGAAGCCAGAAAGACATTTGTCTTTCCCTTCCAGGGTTTTCTGAAAGGTAAATGAGAACAGTTCAAGAATATGACCTCATGAACAGCAGAGTGAGAGAGTAATGAACAGCCTGGAGACCATCAACGTGAGGTGTCTGTTTACCCTCCTTTAGGAAGAAAATCAAGGAGAAAGGCAATGGATGTGAAAGGCAAATCTGCTGGAAAATCAGCTGGGgtcaaaaaaaatcaccttctcCCAAACCTGTAATTAACCAGGGGGACTCACTGCATGGGTTGAGGAGCTTCAGGAGAAATTTTTTTGGAAATTACGAACTATAACAACAAAACAGTTTGGACCAGCATATTATCCCTAATTTCTGCAGTAAATAACAGGGATATTCAGTGGgtaaaagaagcagcaagaccTCTAGCATCTGGGCTGCCTCTCACATCAGCTGGGCTCCAGGttgtgctgccagcagctgcctgcacccctgaTTTCCTCCCAGCCACAGGCAGCTGTGCCTGCACACCTGCGCTGTGTGGCCCCACTACCCTGGCCTTCACAGCCCTTGAAAGACAGTAGGGAGGCAGCGTGGTTCCTGCACACATCACCTCTGCGATGCCCAACACCCTGCCCTAAGAAGAGCTGGGGGGGCTAATAGGCCCATGCCCCCCAGGTTCATGGCCCTTCCCACACCAGCAAGCCCAGCCATGGTGCGTGGGCTGGACGAGAAGACCTTCCAAATTTTGAAacttggtattttaaaaaaataaggctCCTGCAGGGGAAAACATCAGCCAGGTACACTAAAAAGGAGGCATGGACATCTGCTCATCTTCTCTAAAGCGCAACTAGGCAAGGAGGTAAACTCAGTTCAGGTGTAACCTCAGCAGTCCAGCAACTGATGCAGGCAAGAGGCAGGCACTGGTTCCAGGAAGGAGGGCTCTGCCCTCAGGGTTAtccagcagggctgcctgcagtcTTGCTTGCTGGGGAGGTCCCAAGAGCCTTGGAGCATCCCTGGGGGACTCAGGGTGTGGGGGTCCGGCTGTTGCCAACCCCCATGCCCAAGGCTGGTACCCATTGCCCAGCCCTTGGCTATGCCTGGTGAGGGTTTTAgcctgctcctctcctgcacATCCCCTGCCCTTCCTCTGTCATCCCGTGACACTGGCCTGTCCATCTGTCCTTCAGTGTACCTCTCTTGTCCTCTGACAGCTTCTgacagcttctttcttttttttttaatttaatttttattagcaCATTTTGCAGCCTTGCAGCAACCCAGGAATACAAATAGGACAGCAAGTGCAGCCAGGCCTGGGCAGTGGTGCGTGGGGCTGACTCTGGCAGGTGTCCTTGGCactgctgggaggaggcagctggaCAGATGCTGCCAGTGCCTCTCTGACCTTCCTGCGGTCACCATCTCCTCTACACTTGGATGGGGCTGCCTGGGACAGCGGGAAATTTTGCACAGCAGGAAAATCCCTGGGCatccctggctgctgcaggtaGCTGCCTGGCTTGCCCTGGCCACAGAGCTGCCCTGGGGCACTCGGCAGCAGGACACATCTCAGGGTCCCCAGCCAGGGTGATTTTATCCCACTGATGGGCGAACTGAGGCAGTGAGACAGCTGAAGGACAGTTAAAATCAGCAGCAGATAATGAGAAATTCAGACTGGCCAGGGAAGTGGCTGCCTAAAAATAGCAGCAAGGTTCTAGCTGTGACAAGATACGCTGGGatttctcctgctgccccatGTAAAATGGATAAGGGTACTGCATGCACCCCTCTGGCTCCTCTTGGGTGTACTGGGGCTGTGCCTGCATTTTGGGGTTGCAGGGTGGAGGGgctttctgttttgcagggTCATCACCCACGGAATTGTGTGATTTTGGCCACCACGTGTCTTTGAAAACCCAGCCTTGTGCCTGGGACAGTGCAGAAACTGAGCCCACAGGGACgtaagcaaagaaaacaactggggggaaaaataagtCCTGAAACTGCAGGGCTGTGGCATCCGGGAGTGAGCAGGAAACCTTCTTCTCCCAGTTGGCCCCCACTGCGACTGGCCTCCCCGCTGCCTCCCGCTTGCCCCAGGGAGGGCTGCCTATGTGCCCAGTGTGTGCCAGGGGCCTGGGGCAAGCAGGAGGCTGTCCCGTGCCATCAGCATGATGGAAGCGAGTGTGATGGGCTGTCTGCAGTGATTACAGTGCTGTATGGCTGcatgtggggatggggacagggaggatGCTTTGTTTCTGTGCCCCATATGCTATTGCTTGCTTTCCCATCTTGCTTCTTTGCCCTAATGTGGTGGTGCAGTGCAGATTGGCAGTGCCCACGTGGCTCTCCCTCTGCCATTGCTGTCACCTGCTTGTCCCCCCAGACCCAGGCTTGCCTTCCCCATGGCCCAGGGAAAGCCTGAGTCTGAACTGCAGCTGTGAAGCACCgaggacagaagagaaaaacccacaaatatcCCAGAGAGGCCTTACTATGCAGGGGGGTGTATTTAGAGACGTGTGTGTTTTCCGCCAAATAATTTTGgtgcagcctgctccagtgccttAGTGCAGACTGCAAgtggctggggaaggaaagcCTTCTCCATGTCTAGCCCCTGGCATGCCTCGCAAGGGGCAGCATGGCAGTCCTGGGCTCTGTTAATGACTGCAGGTAGCTAAGCCCTTAATTGCCCTGTGGGGAGTGGTTTTGAACATAACTGGCCACTGACCAAGGGTCAGAACAAATTGCAAGGTGATCCGGATTGATTTAtaagcatgtttatttttaccAGCCTGGCATGGCCCTCTCCTGGCCAACAAACAGGGATGCATCTCCCCTTCTCTGAGAAATAGAAGAATTTTCTCTGGCAGGGACAAGCCAACAAGCAAACTTTCATGCAGGCTGGCAGGGTGCCTGCAGCCGCATGCTGCCTTTGGGGCTTCTTCCAGGAAGGGGCTGAGATGCAGGATTGCTCCAAGCATGCAGAAGTGTGCAGTTACACACTGAAGATTTGCAGAAGAGGCTCTCACAACATCTCCAACTGAAATGCAAAGGGGAGACGGACGCAAGAAGGCCTTTTCAGCATCCCCATAGCCAGATGTACCTCTGGGTCTCTGTCCCCTGGCCAATGTGGGCAGACAGTGCAGTGTTTGAGGTGCATTGTTGgctgcccacccagctgctcagtGCAGGGTACCTCATGTGAtggcagaggaaaggaaaccccaaccacttccctgaaAGCTTTATTCTCCCTCAAGCCTTAGAAATCCAGGGAGGGGATTTCCCCCTTTTCCCGATCCCCCTGTGTTGCAGCTCCAATCTGGAGCACCCTTGGGAGCACTGCCAGGTAATGGTCTGGTCCCTACTGCCAGCGGGTGATGCTAGCAGCAGTGCTGAGGGTTTCCATCCCAGGAGGGAAATGCTTGCTGACAAACAGTGTCCTATCACCAAGAATTTTAAGCCACTTTGTTCAGAAATCACAGTCCCTCTGAGTTGCCCACCTCCTCCCCAATGGGGTAAAGCTGCCACTTCCCACAGGGTGTTTAGAAATTGCAAAGTTGGCAAGACTGGAATTTctattgaaagaaaatgaagggcttatattttttccccaatgtcatttttttatagttatattttatatgttatgtcatattttttcctcctggtgGCCAGGGGTCCCCTTGCACTGCCCTGGGGTACAGGCTTGGCACTGCTGGTTTCCAGTGGCCATGAAGGTCACGGGTTATTTCCTAAGGGATGTTGCAAGGCTGTCACCCTCCCACAGCCGTTATGAGGTGACCGTGGCTGGGTGACATTGCTGCCAGGCCACCCGAGTGCCTCCTGGAGGGCTAAGGGAATTGCCCAAGGATGCCACACACAGAGGTGGCAGAGACTCTCCCTGCTctgttgttcctccccagcctTTCCTATCCTATGGCtggctggggacactgggctGCCCTCTGCCACCCTGCTTTGCAGTGGGGAACTGAAGCAGGGAGTGGtgctggggtgccaggagctggGTCCCACCAATGCGGGGTGCAGCTGGCCACTGTGAAGACCTGGCAGCATTTGCACAGCTGCCCAAGTGGTGttacccccccccaccccatctgCAGACAAGCCAAAGGGTGGCTGTTAGAGTGGGCGAGGAAGGGGCAGGGATTCCCGCAAGTTGACCCACTTTGCTCATGGCATGCCACAGCTCAGGGACCCCCTGAGCCCACCAGATCCCCAGGGAGAGCCAGGCCCTGCCACCTCACTGCCTGGCACAAAGCTGGGCATTGAGGGACACAGCAGGGCTTTGTCCACCCCATGCCCGCTGGGAAGGGGGCGGTTGCCCTCTGCAGGCTTCCCTGGCCTTGTGCTGGTTCTGCATCCCCCAGGGGAACTGGGGGCATCCATGGGACATGGGCCACCCAAGGAAGCTGGGGTACCCATGGGAGTAGAGGCACCCAAGGGAGCAGGCTCCATCTGCCGCAGCCCTGGAGCCATACCCATCACCTGGGGACTCCATGGCTGTGCCCACCAGAGTGCCGTTCCCACACCAAGGCCAGGGGACTGgggacagcagctgcaggatTCCCACCAAAAGGGAGAAAGCTCCCAGTTTGGAGCTCCCAAAGCTGAAAGCAGGTCCCTGGGATGGGGAGGCCCATTCCCCgctggtgggtgctggaggGTCGGGGAGGTGACAGAGGGCATCACTGCTGTCCTGTGGGGCCAGTCTCCCACACTGCCGCAGCGGGCAGCCCGGGGCAAACACAGCCTGGCTGGGCCCAGGGGTTCCCCAGCATCACCATTGAGGGGACACCCCATGAACCGCCCAAGCCGCCCCAAgttcctccctttcttttgcaaaagctttttcccccaaaattccTGAGCAGAGCCGTGGGGCAGCTCAGCCCACGCAGCCACAGGCACCCGGGAGCTGGCAGCcaaggggtgctgggggggtggtggggaggggcggggtTCTGTCCCTTTAAGGGGGGTGGCTGTCACTCAGAGAGCCCTTTTCTTTGCTGGAGAGCAGGACAGGCACCCAGAGGGGGAACTACAGGGCGAGGGACCGCCAGGCAGGCGAGGGCTCCTGCAGACAGCaccaaagcagcagagcaggcgGTCAGGAGAGGTGACCAAGTCCAGCGTCATGGGTGAGTATGGGATGAGGGTGATGGACACCTGGAGAGCTGTTGCTATTGGCTTTGGGGACTCTGTCCCTGCGCAAAGCCCCCCTGAAACTTTCCTCTGGCACCAGTCAGGTCCTGGTGTTCCCGGCATGGCCCTGCCGGCCATGGGAGCTGCCAGGGGGAGGATGCCTCGGCACAGCTGgggtgctgggttttttcccaaagcGGTTTTCTGTCCCCATGTGCTCATGTGCTGTCTGTGGGGGTAGATGCCATCCCCACAGCTGGTCCTACCTGAGCCCTCACCACATGGGCTGGAGAGATGAGAGCTCCTGCCTGGGactggcaggagctgggaggtCCAGGCAGGGCACTGATACCTGCCGCAGCTTGTGCCACTTGTGTGCCAGCAGCCTTGGGAAATCAGAGGCACTgcttgtgcctcagtttcccagtcAATACAGCAGTGCTAATACTGGCATACCCCCCAGGGCATCAGGGGTGCTCTGTTCCCGGGGGTGCCATGGGCTGCCGGcaccctgcctcttcctcctcctttctgcagTGTATTGTttggctccagcagcagctgagcccGGGTACAAGGCCTGGGATTGTGCAGAACAAGggctctttctctcctcctgtcccctccccaggctTCCCCAGTGCATCTTCCTAAAGcccgaggggctggggcagtTCCCACAGTCCCCTGGGAACAGGGCCATTCACCGTGCCCCAGTCCCAGGCACCTGCCACACCAGgtgaccaaaaataaaaataaaaaaggtaggtttggcccagcaccctgctgagTGTGCAGGGCCGTCCCTGTGGGACCCAGCAAGGTTCGGGGAGTAGCACTGGCCAGAGGAGCAGGACACCCCTGGACCGGCCATGTCCAAGGCAAACAAGCGGGAGGGGTCCCAGCGCTTCCCTATAGTGCTGCCTTTGTCCCGTTTGCTCTCCGCACGGGCAGCCGCTGGGGTGGCAGTGCCAGGGACAATCCCCCATTGTCCTTGGTGCCACTGCGAGACCTTGCTCccagtggggaggggagggcactGCTGGTCAGGACCCCATGGCTTTCTTGTCCTTTGACAGAGGAGATAAGCACTGTGAGATCCATGGAGGGAGCGTGGGTTTTTGAACACTTCCCACGGATGCCTTTTTGGTATTCAAGGCACAAAAACTATGACCAGACGGGATGTGTCCAGGCAGCGCCATGCCCAGGACAGGGTGGTGCCGGATCCTGCatcctggggaaggggagcagcTTCCCTGTGCAGAGGGGTTGCACAGCCAGGGTTGCACAGCCAGCGCAGCAGGTTATCGCAGCTTAGCTGAAGCCAGACTGATGTTCCAGTGCAAACCCACCTGGCTGCCCACCCTCTAACCGGGCAGGAGAAGGGCAGGCTGAGCACCTCCAAACCCAGCCCATTGGGAACCTGAGCTAACAATCCTGTGTGTTAGAGCTGCAACATGCAAACGGACCAGGTGCCCATGGCcccactgctgaaaagaaaaatccagcatTTAGGCAATCCAAGCAGTATGCTGGCATGTGCCCTTACTTTCCCTGCCCACGCACAGGTACACGTGCCCTTTTGCCAAATATCTGTCCTGGAGGACTAAATCTATTACACAAGTGCTGACGTTTGGGGAACTAACATGGCTCTTCTCCATAAGCACATCTGCCTACGTaacagggctgcagcagcctaTTAGCTGTTTGTTTGCCAGGTCCCACTGGCATCACGCTACATCACCTTGTATTTCCATCTTGTTTCGCATGGGTTGGCATGGGTGGCTCACCTCAGCTCCCCATCCACCTCACACCCAGGGGCTGTCTTGCGGCCCTAGTGCGCCACACTGCCGTCACCCCCTGTCGCTGAGCACACTTGGGTGCAATCCTGCTCAGCTGCTTGGAGAGTTCTTGGGGAAGCGGCTGGGTTTGGCTCTCTGGCTCTGCAATGAATCATTTCTGGGATTTCCTTCAACCTGCTTCCCTCCTCCTACCAggcaccttcctcctcctgtgcttGCCTGCCTCTGAGCTGCAGGCTCCGAGCGCTCCCTGTCCTGgtggtcccttcccacctcaccTCTCTTTTCCCTAGGTTTGCTCGAGTGCTGTGCCAGATGTCTCATTGGGGCACCCTTTGCGTCACTGGTTGCCACTGGCTTGTGCTTCTTCGGGGTAGCACTGTTTTGTGGCTGTGGGCACGAAGCCCTGACAGGCACTGAGCAGCTCATTGAGACCTACTTCTCCAAAAACTACCAGGACTATGAGTATCTCATTGATGTGTAAGTACCCTGCTGCGGTGCATTGCCCTCGTGCTGCGGCCCTGCGCGTTTCTGTCTTGTTCTGTGCTGGGAGGAGGTGTCTGGCTGGGCTGGCCAGGGCGATGCTGTCACCTGGGCACCATGGAGACCCCAGGCTGTGTTTGCCACTTGCCAGTGCCACGGCTGCATGGCAGGGTCCAGTGGCCACTGGTTTCCTTTTCATGCCTGCACGGGATAGGTATGGAGGGTGCAGGGGAGCCAGTAGCAGCCGACAGCCTTGGTCACCATGGCTTTGCCCTAGCTCACTCCTCTCGTGGCTTCACCCTCCATTTCAGTCCCCGCAGGATGGCATGGGGAGGGCAAATTGCTGTGGCTAGGCTGCCCCAGCCATGCTGCATGGAGGGCTGATCTCCCTGGCACCACCCCAGCGCCtgagcatccctgcctgctcctctccctggcAGCATCCACGCTTTTCAGTATGTCATCTATGGCACGgcctccttcttcttcctctatggagccctgctgctggccgAAGGCTTCTACACCACCGGTGCCGTCCGGCAAATCTTCGGGGACTACAAGACCACCATCTGCGGCAAGGGCCTCAGCGCAACGGTAACCGGGGGCCCGAAAGGGAGGGGAGCGCGAGGCCCCCAGCGAGCTCACTCGTTGCAGCGGGTGTGTCAGTGTTTGGGAAAGTGGCTAGGACATCCTGACAAGGTGATCTTAACTGGGGTTTGCACCCCTTCGCGCGCCCGCAGCGGGTTCGCCACGCTTGGCGTGGGCGAAGGGCAGGAGACTGCGGCCGTCGGGGTTTCGGAGTAGCCCAAAGGGAAGCGCAGCCCAGCCATTCTCCTCCAGGCCTGCTGTGGCCCCTGGGGACCAAAGCAGCCCAAATGGCCACATTTAATGAAACTGCTTCATGTTTAAGCATCAGCGGGGAGAGCCATGAGCATTCCCACGGTGCCAGCAGCCCGAGGCTCTCCAGCACCCAGTACCGCTGGAGCTGTCCTCTCTGCTGTCCTTGGGGACCATGACAAAATGCTGGTAAGGGGAGCCCATGGCCTGGGGGAGTGGAGGGGGACGGCTGCGGTTCCCTTGGCGGCCGGTCGGGGTGGCACTGtggagggagggcaggaaaaCCACACTTGCACACCAAGGCGGGTTTTGCAGCTGCCCTCCCGCAGAGGCCAAACCCTGCTTGGCTGTGGCCgcgttttttccccccccccccacaggaCGTGGCagccatcctgctgctgctgctggtcacCCCCATGCATGCATAGCCAACTGCGAGCCTGGGGCTGATGCTGGCCCCATGAGCCACAGGGGTGCCTGgctcaggctgctgctctgtgctggctgctTGGGGATACGCCAGGTTTGGCAGGCGGTGCAGAGCCTGATGCAAGCAGCATCTCagtcccctgcctgccctttgCCTTCTCCTGCCTGGGGACCCTCACACTCCCCTGTCCGTGTCCCTGGCTGCTTGGTAACCGTGGTTCTGTTCTGGCTTGTCCTGCCCCTTGCAGTTTGTGGGCATTACGTATGTCCTGACCATCATCTGGCTTGTGGTCTTCGCCTGCTCCGCCGTGCCTGTCTACATCTACTTTAACACTTGGACCACCTGCCAGTCTATTGCCAACCCCAGCAAGACTTCGGCCAGCATTGGCACCCTGTGTGCGGATGCCAGGATGTATGGTGAGTGGCAGGTTCGCCACCCAGGAGCCAGGGCTCAGGGCGGAGAGGGGATGGAGGAGATGGTCCGGGTGGATAAACTGGGATTAAGCAGGGGCAAGTGCTGAAGAGCCCTGAAACATCAGGATGTGTGTTACATATGTGGCTGTGGGAGGCCGAGCAAGGCAGCTGGCTAGTAGCCATGTCCAGCTCACCTGGCTCCCCATGTCTCACCAGGTGTCCTGCCCTGGAATGCTTTCCCTGGCAAGGTGTGTGGCTCCAACCTGCTCTCCATCTGCAAGACCAGTGAGGTGAGCACCTCCCATCACCCCATGTGTGCTCCCTTCAGTGGGTGGCCTCGGCACTGGCCTCCCAGATGGCACGTGGGACCCTGGGAgctcatcctcctcttcctttgcaGTTCCAGATGACTTTCCACCTCTTCATCGCAGCCTTCGTGGGGGCAGCTGCCACACTGGTCTCACTGGTGAGTTGgtgtccccccacccagccGTTCTCCACCCAGCGAGGATGTGGGGGCAGAGGACAATGGAGGTGGTGGGCATGGACGTTACAGAGCCTGTGCTCATGTCATTTTCTGGCACCTAAGTGCAGATGGCGAATTCAGGACATAAGAAGGTAGAGGTGGCTGCTAGAAGAGATGTGGAGAGGCTTTAAGAGACCACCAGAGAGAGGTCCTGCTGCCCGTGCACTGAGTcccctgcctttccccagctctCCTCTTGCTTTACACCAGTGACAAGACACTGTGGTTTCCTGCTGGTGCAGCAGGGCCACAGGGCTCTGTGGGACAACTGCCCTGttggggtgctgggctgggggatgccACCTCAGGTGTACCCCAGCGAGGAGTCCCACCCCACTTGCCCTCCTTGCCCACGGGAGCttcatttcttctcctcccc
Coding sequences:
- the PLP1 gene encoding myelin proteolipid protein isoform X1 is translated as MGLLECCARCLIGAPFASLVATGLCFFGVALFCGCGHEALTGTEQLIETYFSKNYQDYEYLIDVIHAFQYVIYGTASFFFLYGALLLAEGFYTTGAVRQIFGDYKTTICGKGLSATVTGGPKGRGARGPQRAHSLQRVCQCLGKWLGHPDKFVGITYVLTIIWLVVFACSAVPVYIYFNTWTTCQSIANPSKTSASIGTLCADARMYGVLPWNAFPGKVCGSNLLSICKTSEFQMTFHLFIAAFVGAAATLVSLLTFMIAATYNFAVLKLMGRGTKF
- the PLP1 gene encoding myelin proteolipid protein isoform X2; the encoded protein is MGLLECCARCLIGAPFASLVATGLCFFGVALFCGCGHEALTGTEQLIETYFSKNYQDYEYLIDVIHAFQYVIYGTASFFFLYGALLLAEGFYTTGAVRQIFGDYKTTICGKGLSATFVGITYVLTIIWLVVFACSAVPVYIYFNTWTTCQSIANPSKTSASIGTLCADARMYGVLPWNAFPGKVCGSNLLSICKTSEFQMTFHLFIAAFVGAAATLVSLLTFMIAATYNFAVLKLMGRGTKF